From Gemmatimonadota bacterium, the proteins below share one genomic window:
- a CDS encoding beta-propeller fold lactonase family protein, which produces MNQPPALRKIHPAALFAAFVLFAGCGDSGSGPGDDACDPPGDLAFSGSVLPVLQENCSIVGCHDETGNAAGLQLTSYGKLADGSTTGSVTIPYAAEQSPLLQRIQGRIEPRMPLGGDPLSEEDMKLLRCWIEQGASTDDGTAMYSASTRKAFVACQGEDAVAVLDMESNQLIRLIEVVAPHSVFVDEAAREVYVSRFETATDNLRVYDADTYELLRTGEAGTFPALMMLTPDRSQLWVTNFDQVSGDNAVRVFDPSTLTQTHSFTIPNAEVPHGLDMTADGSLVYVTNILTDNVTIYRTTPAPAVVKQGIAIPAGTEAHQPQQCVLSADDSRLFVSTLGTDKVFVMDTASYAWTASVDVGDTPWHLTLAPGGTELWVANWVEGSVSVVDVTSADAPSVLATLQPTMDMSNGMPMNILRRPIGISFTPDGSRVYVSNANDDDSAGHHPTPGGQKNPGSVTIFDATSREVIRDTSVPNFARFVSFLP; this is translated from the coding sequence ATGAACCAGCCGCCCGCTCTCCGCAAGATCCATCCCGCCGCCCTCTTCGCCGCGTTCGTCCTCTTCGCCGGCTGTGGTGACAGCGGCTCCGGCCCGGGCGACGACGCCTGTGACCCCCCCGGAGACCTCGCATTCTCCGGGAGCGTCCTTCCGGTCCTCCAGGAGAACTGCTCCATCGTCGGCTGCCATGACGAAACCGGGAACGCCGCCGGACTGCAGCTCACTTCGTACGGGAAGCTGGCGGACGGCAGCACGACAGGCTCTGTCACGATCCCCTACGCGGCGGAGCAAAGCCCGCTCCTCCAGCGCATCCAGGGACGGATCGAACCCCGGATGCCCCTGGGTGGGGATCCCCTCTCCGAGGAGGACATGAAACTCCTCCGCTGCTGGATCGAGCAGGGCGCCTCCACCGATGACGGAACGGCGATGTACTCCGCGTCCACCAGGAAGGCCTTCGTCGCCTGTCAGGGTGAAGACGCCGTCGCGGTTCTGGACATGGAGTCGAATCAACTCATCCGACTGATCGAAGTGGTGGCCCCGCATTCCGTCTTCGTGGATGAGGCCGCGCGCGAGGTCTATGTCTCGCGTTTCGAAACCGCCACGGACAACCTGCGCGTGTATGACGCGGACACTTACGAACTGCTCCGCACGGGAGAAGCAGGGACCTTCCCCGCGCTCATGATGCTGACGCCGGATCGGTCGCAGCTGTGGGTCACGAACTTCGATCAGGTCAGCGGCGACAACGCGGTTCGCGTATTCGATCCCTCCACACTGACGCAGACGCACTCGTTCACGATCCCGAATGCGGAGGTTCCGCACGGACTCGACATGACTGCCGATGGAAGCCTCGTCTATGTCACCAACATCCTGACCGACAATGTGACGATCTACCGGACCACGCCCGCACCTGCCGTTGTCAAGCAGGGCATCGCGATTCCGGCAGGCACGGAAGCACACCAGCCGCAGCAGTGCGTGCTCTCGGCCGATGATTCCCGCCTCTTTGTCTCGACGCTCGGCACGGACAAGGTCTTCGTGATGGATACCGCCTCCTATGCATGGACCGCGTCGGTGGATGTCGGCGACACACCCTGGCACCTGACGCTGGCCCCGGGCGGGACGGAACTGTGGGTGGCCAACTGGGTCGAGGGATCCGTCTCCGTGGTGGATGTGACATCCGCGGATGCGCCCTCGGTCCTCGCCACTCTTCAGCCCACCATGGACATGAGCAACGGGATGCCCATGAACATCCTCCGGCGGCCGATCGGGATCTCCTTCACGCCCGACGGGAGCCGCGTCTATGTGTCCAACGCCAACGACGACGACTCGGCCGGGCACCACCCGACACCCGGTGGGCAGAAGAACCCCGGAAGCGTGACGATCTTCGACGCGACATCCCGCGAAGTCATCCGGGATACGAGCGTTCCGAACTTCGCGCGTTTTGTGAGCTTTCTTCCGTAA
- a CDS encoding NUDIX hydrolase produces MSVKRKVHSGRILDFFEEEVQLPNGAVATLEFAHHPGAAAAVPLHEDMSVTMLRQYRHAVGGWIWEIPAGKLDFPDEEPLDCARRELAEEAGLAASEWKKLGSILTTPGFCDEVIHLYLARGLSDVPVAHERDEVIEVHRMALAEAVALIPTEEIRDTKTVAALQATVLLLAKGSPGG; encoded by the coding sequence ATGAGTGTGAAGCGAAAGGTTCACTCCGGGAGGATTCTCGACTTCTTCGAGGAGGAAGTCCAGCTCCCCAACGGCGCGGTCGCCACGCTGGAGTTCGCGCACCATCCGGGAGCGGCCGCGGCCGTGCCGCTTCACGAAGACATGTCCGTCACCATGCTGCGGCAGTACCGCCATGCGGTGGGCGGATGGATTTGGGAGATCCCCGCAGGCAAACTGGACTTTCCGGATGAAGAACCGCTGGATTGCGCCCGGAGAGAACTGGCGGAAGAGGCCGGGCTGGCCGCCTCGGAGTGGAAGAAGCTCGGGTCGATTCTCACGACCCCCGGCTTCTGCGACGAGGTCATCCACCTCTATCTGGCGCGCGGGTTGTCGGATGTGCCGGTGGCCCACGAGCGCGATGAAGTGATCGAAGTCCACCGCATGGCGCTGGCGGAAGCCGTCGCTTTGATCCCGACGGAGGAGATCCGCGACACCAAGACGGTTGCGGCTCTTCAGGCGACGGTGCTTCTTCTTGCAAAGGGGAGTCCCGGAGGCTGA
- a CDS encoding rhomboid family intramembrane serine protease, which yields MTRFLLVAISGWYAVMVLATLATRSEGGLGVLLKVDRAVLLHFGANHGALVRAGEVWRLATSCLLHANAVHLVANGFALFVLGRNLEAFYGAWSLLFLFLISGIAGSAASAFLSETTSVGASGGIFGLLGASLVFSYLHRDLLPKRVIRIMGTALVPWVVFNVVVGMFFPVIDANAHIGGLLAGAAVAFYLPVPAVEEALGRRRDGPGRALGVCALGLMLVSLMAGRPTLSRMVGSDRARWDSRVMAIIAVGERAQDMRVVNERLRREPDVPSLWRERARLHARSALWVAALEDYRRAVRLAGEAVDPLEAVDRYLRAAALAATGETEAAEAAFELALRADPTDPGRESAERVLRKAGIPIPLLR from the coding sequence ATGACGCGCTTCCTCCTGGTTGCCATTTCCGGATGGTATGCCGTCATGGTCCTTGCCACGCTCGCGACCCGCAGTGAGGGTGGACTCGGCGTTCTCCTGAAGGTGGACCGGGCGGTCCTTCTGCACTTCGGCGCGAATCACGGCGCTCTGGTTCGCGCGGGAGAAGTGTGGCGGCTGGCCACTTCCTGCCTCCTGCATGCCAATGCCGTCCATCTCGTCGCGAACGGATTCGCGCTCTTCGTACTTGGGCGGAATCTGGAGGCCTTCTATGGAGCGTGGTCGCTCTTGTTTCTCTTCCTGATCTCCGGGATTGCCGGGTCTGCTGCCAGCGCCTTTCTTTCAGAGACCACCTCCGTTGGAGCCTCCGGGGGGATTTTCGGACTGCTGGGCGCGTCGCTGGTCTTCTCCTACCTCCACCGCGACCTTCTTCCGAAGCGTGTGATCCGGATCATGGGGACGGCGCTCGTGCCGTGGGTGGTCTTCAATGTCGTCGTGGGGATGTTCTTCCCGGTCATCGACGCCAACGCGCACATCGGCGGTCTTCTGGCGGGTGCGGCGGTGGCATTCTACCTCCCGGTTCCGGCGGTGGAGGAGGCGCTCGGCAGAAGGCGGGACGGTCCGGGAAGAGCGCTGGGCGTGTGCGCGCTCGGGCTGATGCTGGTTTCGCTCATGGCGGGTCGCCCGACTCTCTCCCGAATGGTCGGAAGCGATCGCGCGCGGTGGGATTCGCGAGTGATGGCCATCATTGCGGTGGGCGAGAGGGCGCAGGATATGCGGGTCGTGAACGAGCGCCTTCGGCGGGAACCGGATGTGCCGTCGCTCTGGCGGGAGCGCGCTCGCCTTCACGCGAGGTCCGCGCTCTGGGTGGCGGCGCTGGAGGACTACCGGCGAGCGGTTCGCCTCGCGGGGGAGGCCGTGGATCCGCTGGAGGCCGTGGATCGCTATCTGCGTGCCGCGGCACTGGCCGCGACCGGGGAGACCGAGGCCGCGGAAGCAGCGTTCGAGCTGGCACTGCGAGCCGACCCCACGGACCCCGGACGGGAATCTGCGGAGCGGGTGTTGCGCAAGGCCGGGATTCCGATCCCGTTGCTCCGTTAG
- a CDS encoding MFS transporter: MGFLPRIYLASLLADFALYLAYAAVPFLAIGLGAGPLVLGLLPAVSALFYMGSAAVSGRLSDRVSRIVLARSGCVAFALACVAISTAPTVPLLIAAVPLGGLAMGMFWSPLQAALSDAAGRDRLTGSVAIFNIAWSLGKGLGFLVAGYAMIMGGPSRVILWALVPVLATAALLPGRCVRDAAPGAPGPHPEETEAPHTDSPLLRMAWMTNALAFGIGNALNAHAPRFLLEQGADERDFGLFLGAVFGIQTIAVAAFFRLRPGRSSLLASHLLSAAALVLFVVATSTFGRILAAIPLGVGLGLAYHSSIHASLDRPTGRGAAAGMHETLLGAGNSAVPLIGGAAAALSGSLAAPFVMCLVLLAVSVVWIGAWRPSRPREGV, translated from the coding sequence ATGGGCTTCCTCCCGCGCATCTATCTCGCCTCGCTTCTGGCTGATTTCGCACTCTATCTGGCCTATGCCGCGGTTCCGTTCCTGGCCATCGGACTGGGGGCCGGGCCGCTGGTTCTGGGGCTGCTCCCTGCGGTGTCGGCCCTCTTCTACATGGGTTCCGCAGCCGTCTCCGGTCGGCTTTCGGACCGCGTCTCTCGGATCGTGCTGGCCCGGTCGGGCTGCGTCGCTTTCGCGCTGGCCTGTGTCGCAATCTCGACCGCGCCCACCGTTCCGCTTCTCATTGCGGCGGTCCCGCTGGGAGGGCTGGCCATGGGAATGTTCTGGTCGCCGCTTCAGGCAGCGCTATCGGACGCGGCGGGCCGAGACCGTCTCACGGGGTCGGTGGCCATCTTCAACATTGCGTGGAGCCTCGGGAAAGGGCTCGGGTTTCTGGTCGCCGGGTACGCGATGATCATGGGCGGACCCTCCAGGGTGATTCTATGGGCGCTCGTCCCGGTGCTCGCGACCGCCGCGCTTCTTCCCGGGCGATGCGTGCGCGATGCCGCGCCGGGCGCTCCAGGGCCTCACCCCGAAGAGACAGAGGCCCCGCACACGGACTCGCCGCTCCTGCGCATGGCGTGGATGACCAACGCGCTGGCGTTCGGGATCGGGAACGCCCTCAACGCGCACGCTCCCCGGTTCCTTCTTGAGCAAGGCGCGGATGAACGGGACTTCGGGCTCTTTCTCGGCGCAGTGTTCGGGATTCAGACGATTGCCGTGGCGGCCTTCTTTCGATTGCGCCCCGGGCGGTCCTCGCTACTGGCGTCGCATCTGCTGTCGGCGGCAGCCCTCGTGCTCTTCGTCGTGGCGACCTCGACCTTTGGGCGCATTCTGGCCGCAATCCCGCTCGGGGTGGGACTCGGGCTGGCCTATCACTCTTCGATCCACGCCAGCCTCGACCGGCCGACAGGTCGGGGAGCCGCCGCGGGAATGCACGAGACTCTCCTGGGTGCCGGGAACTCCGCCGTCCCCCTCATCGGAGGAGCGGCGGCCGCATTGTCCGGTTCGCTGGCTGCTCCGTTCGTCATGTGTCTGGTGCTTCTGGCGGTCTCGGTCGTCTGGATCGGGGCATGGCGCCCCTCCCGGCCTCGTGAAGGAGTGTAG
- a CDS encoding 3'-5' exonuclease, translated as MTASLRTARFAVLDFETTGLSPRQGAEIVETGAVRFGGEGSGDTFSRLSRPRNPIPPMATRIHNITDDMVAGEPPFAEILPELLSFLGDRIVVAHNAPFDLGFLRAAMASAGLPPLSNLVLDTVQLSRRVHPASPNHRLDFLCHHHDIFREAGHRALDDALATTELLRILLEAAPSEVLDEYSELVEARA; from the coding sequence GTGACTGCCTCGCTTCGAACAGCACGCTTCGCCGTCCTCGACTTTGAGACTACCGGGCTCTCTCCGAGGCAGGGTGCGGAGATCGTCGAAACGGGGGCGGTGCGGTTCGGAGGGGAAGGTTCAGGCGATACCTTCTCCCGGCTTTCGCGCCCACGGAATCCCATTCCCCCCATGGCCACACGCATCCACAACATCACGGATGACATGGTGGCGGGAGAGCCTCCCTTCGCGGAGATTCTCCCGGAACTACTGAGCTTTCTGGGCGATCGGATTGTCGTGGCGCACAACGCACCGTTCGACCTGGGGTTTCTCCGCGCCGCCATGGCGAGTGCCGGGCTGCCTCCTCTTTCGAATCTTGTGCTGGACACGGTGCAGCTCTCGCGGAGAGTTCACCCCGCGTCTCCGAACCATCGGCTGGACTTCCTCTGCCACCATCACGATATCTTCCGGGAGGCGGGGCATCGAGCGCTCGATGATGCGCTCGCCACGACGGAACTTCTGCGAATCCTGCTGGAGGCGGCTCCGAGTGAAGTGCTCGACGAGTACTCCGAACTCGTCGAGGCGCGCGCGTGA
- a CDS encoding uracil-DNA glycosylase, with translation MTALADVRTGLGECDRCPLHATRGRLVFGTGNPEAELVLVGEAPGAREDRDGLPFVGAAGKLLDAMLSRIRLTRRDIYIANVLKCRPPDNRNPRPEEIEQCVPFLFEQLGAIHPQVVGTLGNFATRTLLETREGITALRGREFSVRGFRVVPMYHPAAALHNGSLRPEIEADFLRLGRILGCAPVA, from the coding sequence GTGACCGCGCTGGCGGATGTGCGTACGGGACTCGGCGAGTGCGATCGCTGTCCCCTTCATGCAACGCGCGGGAGGCTGGTGTTCGGAACGGGAAACCCGGAGGCGGAACTCGTCCTTGTGGGGGAAGCTCCCGGTGCGCGCGAGGATCGGGACGGGCTTCCGTTTGTCGGAGCGGCGGGGAAACTCCTGGACGCGATGCTTTCCCGCATCCGGCTCACTCGCCGGGACATCTACATCGCCAATGTCCTGAAGTGCCGCCCCCCGGACAACCGAAACCCCCGTCCGGAGGAGATTGAGCAGTGCGTTCCTTTCCTGTTTGAGCAACTCGGGGCCATTCACCCTCAGGTTGTGGGAACACTGGGGAACTTCGCCACGCGCACGCTGCTGGAAACGCGCGAGGGGATCACGGCACTGCGTGGCCGGGAGTTCTCGGTGCGAGGGTTCCGAGTGGTGCCCATGTACCATCCGGCGGCCGCTCTCCACAACGGCTCTCTCCGCCCGGAGATCGAAGCGGACTTTCTCCGACTCGGCCGGATTCTGGGGTGCGCTCCGGTCGCCTGA
- a CDS encoding CRTAC1 family protein: protein MRRILPLLLRSVVWWLPLLPSSSGAVFVERAATLGVDSTVCMTYAAGFVDFDGDWDTDLYVGRHWRDPSILYRNDGSGMMTDVSQHYGVGYSDRHDARWADLDGDGLPDQYIIHGAGGGTGFQENELFWNEGNGVFMDGAVAAGVGDGYGRGRELGVADFDRNGFLDFFVGNDYRPGSTRPNRLFWNLGNRLFSTDPGGGDLFMARNHVSAVDYNGDFWPDLMLTNPHAQPGELYRNEAGSGWTNITATAFPNEPEALGMAQGMAWGDMDNDGDLDLFVSAGVRGMWDFVGLEADSVRWYLECEIGETKRVDAVVVADSVTIRAVASDFHPLTFHVGALGLVPPDFPATFAIADIVGEPVDPGEGGLFLWSDPGASSDTVRVRLSGGSAKGLLAGGSLRFPGGAILSVTADSLSPPPPYAFASWQNGLFENRGDGTFAESKSGFRDLDNPSWNTMGAAWVDYDNDGWLDLYLCNGGTIETGNQPNVLLRNTNGTSFLDVTTAEGVAGSTVGMTDGACWGDVDGDGDPDLFVTHGAEHPPDGVGPRELFLNEGTRGNWVVLRPRGMVSNVTGVGSVFRVVTGGREIWRTLLGESENGFHSTPEVRVGLGVETVCDTVECFWPSGVVDRWTAVSGNASYLAIEGGELRAAGPPSLEITPAVIADTLVAREFRSYGVDLANTGAAAADFSVSIEDCTGGAVSWVTVSPSASAVWPAGTRSVVLSADASFATAGDYCLRAVFASSDPAGPDTLDISLTVNEPETGVSLSEGAPVRFALGRPLPNPSRAGVRMELALPQAGEVDVAVLDLQGRRVATLARGRRPAGRSTLVWTPGKGDLRPAPGVFFVRASWKGLTSSRKVVLIP from the coding sequence TTGCGCCGCATTCTTCCTCTGCTTCTGCGTTCCGTCGTGTGGTGGTTGCCGCTGCTTCCGTCGTCGTCGGGAGCGGTGTTCGTGGAGAGGGCGGCGACTCTCGGCGTGGACAGTACCGTCTGCATGACCTATGCGGCGGGGTTTGTCGACTTCGATGGAGATTGGGATACGGATCTCTATGTGGGTCGGCACTGGCGCGATCCTTCCATCCTCTATCGGAATGACGGGTCCGGCATGATGACCGATGTGTCTCAGCACTATGGCGTGGGGTACAGCGATCGTCACGATGCCCGGTGGGCCGACCTCGACGGGGACGGCCTGCCGGACCAGTACATCATTCACGGAGCAGGAGGGGGGACGGGCTTCCAGGAGAACGAGTTGTTCTGGAACGAGGGGAACGGCGTGTTCATGGACGGAGCGGTTGCGGCGGGTGTGGGCGACGGCTACGGACGGGGCCGGGAGCTTGGGGTGGCGGACTTCGACCGGAACGGATTCCTGGACTTCTTCGTGGGGAACGACTACCGCCCGGGGTCCACGCGACCCAACCGGCTCTTCTGGAATCTGGGCAATCGCCTGTTCTCCACCGACCCGGGCGGGGGTGACCTCTTCATGGCCCGCAATCATGTGTCCGCCGTGGACTACAACGGCGACTTCTGGCCGGACCTGATGCTGACCAATCCTCACGCGCAGCCCGGGGAACTCTATCGAAACGAGGCCGGATCGGGCTGGACGAACATCACCGCGACCGCGTTTCCGAATGAGCCTGAAGCACTGGGGATGGCGCAGGGGATGGCGTGGGGGGACATGGACAACGACGGCGATCTCGATCTCTTTGTTTCCGCGGGAGTCCGTGGCATGTGGGATTTCGTGGGGCTGGAGGCCGACTCCGTGCGGTGGTATCTGGAGTGTGAGATCGGGGAGACGAAGCGCGTCGACGCGGTTGTGGTTGCGGACTCGGTGACGATTCGCGCGGTGGCGTCGGACTTTCACCCGCTGACCTTTCATGTCGGAGCACTCGGGCTGGTTCCGCCGGACTTCCCGGCGACCTTCGCGATCGCGGACATTGTGGGTGAGCCGGTCGATCCCGGCGAAGGGGGACTGTTCCTGTGGAGCGATCCGGGCGCGTCGTCGGACACAGTCCGGGTACGCCTCTCCGGCGGATCGGCGAAGGGCCTCCTTGCGGGAGGATCGCTTCGCTTTCCCGGCGGGGCCATTCTCTCCGTGACCGCCGACTCTCTGTCGCCTCCTCCGCCCTACGCGTTCGCCTCGTGGCAGAACGGTCTGTTTGAGAATCGGGGGGACGGGACATTCGCCGAGTCGAAGTCGGGGTTCCGCGATCTGGACAACCCCTCGTGGAATACGATGGGCGCCGCGTGGGTGGACTACGACAATGACGGCTGGCTGGACCTCTACCTGTGCAACGGCGGGACCATCGAGACCGGCAACCAGCCGAATGTGCTCTTGAGGAACACGAACGGAACATCCTTCCTGGATGTGACGACCGCAGAGGGGGTCGCTGGCTCCACGGTGGGAATGACGGATGGCGCGTGCTGGGGAGATGTGGATGGCGACGGCGACCCGGACCTCTTTGTGACGCACGGCGCGGAGCACCCGCCGGATGGCGTCGGGCCGCGCGAGCTGTTTCTGAATGAAGGAACCCGCGGGAACTGGGTGGTTCTTCGTCCGCGCGGGATGGTCTCCAATGTGACGGGAGTGGGGTCCGTCTTCCGTGTTGTCACGGGAGGACGCGAGATCTGGAGAACGCTCCTCGGGGAAAGCGAGAACGGTTTCCACTCGACCCCGGAGGTGCGCGTCGGCCTCGGCGTGGAGACGGTCTGCGACACGGTGGAGTGCTTCTGGCCGTCGGGTGTGGTGGACCGGTGGACGGCGGTCTCCGGCAACGCCTCCTATCTTGCGATCGAAGGCGGAGAGCTTCGCGCCGCCGGCCCGCCTTCGCTGGAGATCACGCCGGCCGTCATCGCGGACACACTGGTGGCGCGCGAGTTCCGGAGCTACGGCGTGGACCTTGCGAATACCGGGGCAGCGGCAGCGGACTTTTCCGTATCGATCGAGGATTGCACCGGGGGCGCCGTTTCGTGGGTGACGGTCTCTCCGTCGGCGAGCGCCGTCTGGCCTGCCGGGACCCGGAGCGTTGTGCTGAGTGCGGATGCCTCCTTCGCGACTGCGGGAGATTATTGCCTCCGGGCGGTGTTTGCATCGTCCGATCCGGCGGGGCCGGACACGCTCGACATTTCCCTGACCGTGAACGAACCCGAGACGGGAGTCTCTCTTTCTGAAGGGGCTCCCGTTCGCTTCGCGTTGGGTCGACCGCTGCCGAATCCATCGCGCGCAGGTGTCCGGATGGAACTGGCTCTGCCGCAGGCAGGGGAGGTGGATGTCGCGGTCCTTGATCTGCAGGGTCGGCGGGTTGCCACGCTGGCGCGGGGACGCCGACCGGCGGGGAGGTCCACGCTCGTCTGGACCCCCGGCAAGGGCGACCTGCGGCCCGCGCCCGGTGTCTTCTTCGTCCGTGCGAGCTGGAAGGGTCTCACTTCCTCCAGAAAAGTCGTTCTGATCCCCTGA
- a CDS encoding ferredoxin family protein, with protein sequence MTYVVAEPCVRCKYTDCVAVCPVEAFKEGKNFLVIDPDICVDCDLCVPECPADAIFSEDNLPEKWEAYTEINERYSQEWPEISEQKEPLPDADEWKGVEGKLEHLDAGAFEE encoded by the coding sequence ATGACCTATGTCGTTGCGGAGCCTTGCGTTCGCTGTAAGTACACCGATTGCGTGGCCGTCTGCCCCGTCGAGGCATTCAAAGAAGGCAAGAACTTCCTCGTCATCGATCCAGACATCTGTGTCGATTGCGACCTTTGCGTTCCGGAATGTCCCGCGGACGCGATCTTCTCGGAGGACAATCTCCCCGAGAAGTGGGAGGCGTACACGGAGATCAACGAGCGATACTCTCAGGAGTGGCCGGAGATCTCTGAACAGAAGGAACCCCTTCCGGACGCCGACGAATGGAAGGGCGTCGAGGGCAAGTTGGAGCACCTGGATGCAGGGGCCTTCGAGGAGTAG
- a CDS encoding proline dehydrogenase family protein, whose product MNVLDSAIAAVVPRLPQSVVGRVSRKYIAGETLDSALDATRALNQCGMSVTLDVLGENIDSAGQADPTVKTYRDALSEMDSRSLDGNISIKLTHLGLRVDRAACEANARAIVADAHRRGIFVRVDMEDSGTTDATLEVFRELRSEFSGVGIVLQSALRRSEADARALAAEGARVRVCKGIYREPKAIAFQDATEIRHSFLRLVDILLGHGCHVAIATHDDELVEKSGHLLEERGGCDGSYEYQMLLGVREDLRRDLVAAGHPMRVYVPFGQDWYAYSIRRLKENPRIAGHIARAMLRRRG is encoded by the coding sequence GTGAATGTTCTCGATTCAGCGATCGCGGCGGTCGTCCCACGGCTTCCTCAGTCCGTGGTGGGTCGCGTTTCCAGGAAGTACATCGCCGGAGAAACACTGGACTCCGCGCTGGATGCCACGCGCGCGCTGAACCAGTGCGGGATGTCGGTGACGCTGGATGTTCTCGGCGAGAACATTGACAGTGCGGGGCAGGCGGATCCCACGGTGAAGACCTACCGGGACGCACTGTCCGAGATGGACTCCCGTTCGCTGGACGGGAACATCTCCATCAAGCTGACGCATCTGGGACTTCGCGTGGATCGCGCAGCCTGCGAGGCGAACGCCCGCGCCATCGTGGCGGATGCGCATCGCCGGGGGATCTTTGTCCGGGTGGACATGGAAGACTCCGGCACGACGGACGCCACGCTGGAGGTGTTTCGCGAACTCCGGTCTGAGTTCAGCGGAGTGGGGATTGTCCTGCAGTCGGCGCTTCGGCGAAGCGAGGCCGATGCTCGCGCGCTGGCCGCAGAGGGAGCGCGGGTCCGGGTCTGCAAGGGGATCTACCGCGAACCGAAGGCCATCGCCTTTCAGGATGCCACGGAGATTCGACACTCCTTCCTGCGGCTTGTGGACATCCTTCTGGGACACGGCTGCCATGTCGCCATTGCCACGCACGATGACGAACTGGTCGAGAAGTCCGGGCACCTTCTGGAGGAGCGAGGTGGCTGTGACGGGAGCTACGAGTACCAGATGCTTCTTGGCGTGCGCGAAGACCTGCGGCGGGACCTCGTGGCTGCGGGGCACCCGATGCGCGTCTATGTTCCGTTCGGGCAGGACTGGTACGCTTACTCCATCCGCCGCCTGAAGGAGAATCCCCGGATCGCGGGGCACATCGCGCGCGCGATGCTGCGGAGACGCGGGTGA
- a CDS encoding adenosine deaminase: MTLSTDVLRRMPKVLLHDHLDGGLRPGTVIELAGEAGFELPTTHESDLEKWFHEGAMCGNLSQYLQGFSATTGVMQTSEALERVAEEMLEDMAGDGVAYVETRFSPLFHTEGGLKHDEVVEAVIKGLERGRELYGVRWGLILCGMRSMDPMTSLAIAELAVAYRHRGVVGFDLAGDEMGHPPKDHLEAFQYIHRENFNITIHAGEAFGKESIWQALQYCGAHRIGHGTRLREDLFLEQDRVVGIGSLAGYILDKRIPVEICLTSNIHTGATKSYDDHPFPYFFEKRFRVTLNTDNRLMSDVTMTGEYEAAHREYRLDFTDLEKISINSMKSSFLPYRERLAVIYDVLKPGFARLRQELGIPMPASAVILH, translated from the coding sequence ATGACACTCTCCACGGATGTTCTTCGCAGAATGCCGAAGGTCCTGCTTCACGATCATCTCGACGGCGGTCTTCGCCCGGGAACCGTGATCGAACTGGCGGGCGAGGCGGGTTTCGAACTGCCGACCACCCACGAATCCGACCTTGAGAAGTGGTTTCACGAAGGAGCCATGTGCGGAAACCTGAGTCAATACCTTCAGGGATTCTCGGCGACCACCGGTGTCATGCAGACTTCGGAGGCGCTGGAGCGCGTCGCCGAAGAGATGCTGGAGGACATGGCAGGCGACGGCGTCGCTTATGTGGAGACGCGCTTCAGCCCGCTCTTCCACACGGAAGGCGGTCTCAAGCACGACGAGGTGGTGGAAGCCGTCATCAAGGGACTGGAGCGCGGGCGTGAACTCTACGGCGTTCGCTGGGGGCTCATTCTCTGCGGGATGCGCAGTATGGACCCCATGACATCGCTTGCGATTGCGGAACTGGCCGTGGCTTACAGGCATCGCGGTGTGGTCGGGTTCGATCTGGCCGGGGACGAGATGGGACATCCGCCGAAGGATCATCTGGAGGCATTTCAGTACATTCATCGCGAGAACTTCAACATTACCATCCACGCGGGGGAAGCGTTCGGGAAGGAGTCCATCTGGCAGGCGCTCCAGTACTGCGGCGCGCATCGGATCGGCCACGGAACGAGGCTTCGGGAAGATCTCTTTCTTGAGCAGGATCGCGTGGTCGGAATCGGATCTCTTGCCGGATACATCCTGGACAAGCGCATTCCCGTAGAGATCTGCCTCACTTCGAACATCCATACCGGCGCGACGAAGTCGTACGACGACCATCCCTTCCCGTACTTCTTCGAGAAGAGATTCCGCGTCACGCTGAACACGGACAACCGGCTGATGAGCGATGTCACCATGACTGGGGAGTACGAGGCTGCCCACCGGGAGTATCGCCTGGACTTCACGGACCTGGAGAAGATCTCCATCAACTCCATGAAGAGCTCGTTCCTGCCTTACCGGGAGCGGCTTGCCGTCATCTACGATGTCCTCAAGCCGGGTTTTGCCAGGTTGCGGCAGGAACTCGGGATCCCGATGCCTGCGTCAGCCGTCATTCTCCATTGA